The genomic region GAACTGAATACAGATACATTCCCCTTCATTATTGAGGGAAGTCTATGTGAACCCGTCGTCAACTGCATAAAGCAAAGAATGAAAAGTACGGGGATACACCTCACTATCCATTCCAGCTATGGCATGGATCTTTGGGCCGAAGATTCGGAGCTCCAAGAAAAAGTCTTGGCTTCATGCATAAGACTGGCTTCCCTGCTTCAAGCCTCCGTGGTTGTCCTGCACTATGAATGCCAAAGCAATGACCTGCGGAAAAGGAAAAAGGTAGAAGATTTATGCAGGAAAGGAGCTGACCTTGCACAAGAAGCAGGTATTTTGCTTTGTCTTGAAAATATAGAGATAGAGCTGGTTGAACCTGTCATTGAATTGGTTGCAAAAATAAATCATCCGAATTTCAAGATGACATTTGATACCGGACATGCTTTTCTTGCCTCACGTTTCCTGCATTTCGATTTTCTGCAATCTCTTAAGGATGCAAGACCTTACCTTGGTCATGTGCATATAAATGACAATACAGGTACATTCCAGCAACTTCGCATTGAAAACAAACTCCTCTATGATACTCTTTCCATCGGCACAAGAAGAGCGTTCGGGCAAGGTGATATACACCTTCCTCCTTATTTCGGAAAAGTACCGTTGGATGAATGTTTCAAGATATTGAAGGGCTATACGGGCCGAATGCTACTTGAATACAAATTCGGGACATTCAATGACCTAGACTCATTCATCTACAACAATACAAAGGATAGAATCCGCAGCATCTGGCAGAAATAGGGAAACGATCAA from Spirochaetia bacterium harbors:
- a CDS encoding sugar phosphate isomerase/epimerase is translated as MGIPDLRLGVKFPASFTQIQELKDIGYEFLELNTDTFPFIIEGSLCEPVVNCIKQRMKSTGIHLTIHSSYGMDLWAEDSELQEKVLASCIRLASLLQASVVVLHYECQSNDLRKRKKVEDLCRKGADLAQEAGILLCLENIEIELVEPVIELVAKINHPNFKMTFDTGHAFLASRFLHFDFLQSLKDARPYLGHVHINDNTGTFQQLRIENKLLYDTLSIGTRRAFGQGDIHLPPYFGKVPLDECFKILKGYTGRMLLEYKFGTFNDLDSFIYNNTKDRIRSIWQK